A stretch of DNA from Rhizobacter sp.:
CATCGTCATCCAGGGAGACGGTACGCCGCTGCGCAGCTACCTGCACACCGCAGACCTCGCGGCCTGGCTGTGGACCATCCTCCTCGACGACCGCGCCCGCGGCGGGCTCTACAACGTGGGCGGCGCAGACGCGGTGAGCATCCGGCAGCTCGCCGACTGTGTTCTCGCGGCGACGGGCTCGTCGTCGCGCGTGCAGGTAATGCAGGAAGCGCTGGCAGGGGCCGCGCCTTCGCGCTACGTGCCGGACATCGCCAAGGCCCGTCGTGAGCTGGCGCTGCCCGAGCCGATCGGGCTGGACGAATCCCTTCGCCGCACGGCGGCCTGGCTTTCAGGCCGCTGAGTCCGCGCCCAGCAACTGGAACGCGCAGCGTGCATGGATCGGCGCCTCAATGGCGCGGTCCTTGCCGTCGAACCACTGCCTAGGCACGAGCACCATGGCCTCAGGGTTCAGCAATGCGGCGATGAGGCTGAACTGGCTGTTGGAACACACCAGCACCCTCGCCCCTCGCATGATCCGATGCGAGGCGAAGGCATCGATGCCTGCGCAAACCTCGACGTGGTCGAAATGCGGCTGGAGGGCCGACACGAAGTCCGCCGGTACATCCGAATCGGACAGGATCACGACCCGCTGGATCAGCCCAGCGAATCGCCGGGCCAAACCCACGAACTCGGCATCCGACACCAGGTGGCTGGCCACGTTCAAATAGTCGCCGCGCCGCACGTGCAGGCACATGTAAGGCCGAGCGTCCGCCGGATCGAGCAAGTCCTGGAGGCCTGCCGGAACCTGGAAGCGAGCGCGGATCGCGGGCTTCTCCAGGGCAGACATCGCCAGCGTCATCTTCTCCGCACCGTCAGGAATCATCCGTGCTCGACCGGGCAGACCGGCCGCGTCGCCGGAGAAGGCCCATCGCGCAAGGCCGAACGGGTCGAGCTGCCAAGCCCAGTGCGAACAGGCCCCGGCCTGGCCCGCTTCGGCCACGAATTCGGGCCGGTCGAAGTAAGACAGATCGGCGGCCACCGGCACGCCACGCTCCATCAGGTCGAAATAGATGGCCGCACTGAGGATCTGTGCGCCCATGCCGCCGGTGAAGGTGACCAGGGTCGGCCCGTCCTCGTCGGGTTTCTTCGCGCTCAGCTTCAGTCGATCGAGGAACTTCACGAGCCCGGCCTCAGGCAGAGGGTTTCTGGCGGATGGCCGCGAAGATGTCGTGCTCGATGCTCCACTTGAAGCCGTTCTTGCGCGCCCAATCGACGAGCTCGTTCAGATCGGGGTAGTCGGCGTAGGTGTCGATGGTCGGATCGAAGCAGCGGATGTCGTCGATCAGCACCGCGACATTGCCGAAGCGCGAAAGGTTGGCTTCGATGTGGCGGAGTTCGTCGCGAACGGGGCAGTCGACCGGGCCCTGGTGCGTGATGCCGCCCGAGTAGTGACCGTCGAGCCAGAAATTGACGGTTCCCGACAGCGTGGGCAGCAGCTTGGGCAGCACCTCTTCCGAGAGCCCGTGCATCACCCGGATCCTGGGCTCTCCCGCCAGTCGCTCGGCGGCCTGGCGGTAAAGCTTCTCCTCCGGCTCGATGGTGTAGACGGCCTTCGCATGAGCCGCAAGCATCTCCGCCGTCTCACCGAGGAATGTGCCCGTCTCCACCCACGTGGCATCGGCCTCGGGCCAGCCGAGCCGCAGCAGCACGCTGCGCTTGATGTGTGCGGGGCTTGGCGACGCAAAACGGCGCCGCGTCCATTCGGCCTGCTCATTCTTGAGCCCACGGCGTTGCCGGAGCTTGCCTCTCAAAGCTTCGAACATGTCGGTCATCCAGGTTGAACTGGGCGGATTGTCGGGGATGCGAGCGACGCCAAGACCCCATCCGCAATCGTCTGCGCAAAGCGCTGCGAGCTGAATCGCTCCGCACCCTTGTCGAGGAACCCGCGGATGGCCGCCTGCCGATCGGCGAACTCGTTGGCCGACATTGCCTGCAGGTAGGCGTGAACCTCTGCCGTGTCGCGAAAGTCCCGTCGGTCGATGAAGCTTTCCTTGGGCACGTGGCGGGTCACGTCGTCCGCACCCCAATAGACCGGCACGCAGCCGTTCATCATCGAGTCGAAGATCTTCTCGGTGACGTAGCCGCTCAGGGAGTGCACGTTCTCGTAGCAGTACGAGAACTTCGAGCGCAGCAGCACTGAAGACTTGTCGGGCAGCTCGCCCTTCCACGACGGGAACGGCTGGTAGCCGAACGCCTGCGTGGCCAGGCGCTGGGCACGGCGCCGCAACTTTCCGGCCCACCCCGACTCGTGCCGCGGCTTGTTCCAGCCCAGGCCGTAGAGATGGAAGTCCTGCGGCGCATGCTGCTCGTGCCAGCGGATCACCTCCACCCGCTCGACGTAGAGGTCGTTTGGCAGCGGGTGCCTGAAGCGCTTGTTGGCGTTGATGAGGCAGCTGAAGATGTCGCGCTCCTCGAAGCCCGGCCATGGCGGCACGATGAAGTGGATGCCGTAGGCGATCTCCAGCACGTTGGGCAGTTCGAGAAAGCGGCGGTCCCAGGCAAAGACGCGGCGGAAGTTCGCGAAGTACGCCGGGTCTGCGTTCAGCGGGTTGATGAACGGGTTCTCAAGGGCAACGAGGAACCGCGGCAGCGTGCTCGCGGGCAGGACACGACCTTCGAAGTGCAGTTCGAAATCGACCTGGCGCCCGACGTTGACGTCAGCGGTATTGAGCTCGATGCCTCGCTGCGCAAAGGCTTCGCGCAGCACACGGTTGGTGTGCGTCGGGTTGAAGCGATGCGTCGGGTCGTCTTCGCGGAAGAAGGAGTTGTTCGAGTGCCCATCGGCCCACACGCTGCCGAGCATCATCGCGCGCCCTCCAGTCGCTTTGAGATGCGCACCCGGGTCTGGCGCAAGAGCGCCAGATGCTGGTCGAGGCGGCCGACACGGCGGCAACGGTAGCGCTTCAGATAGCCTTTCATCGTCTCGCGGCGCGCCGCGGGCAGACGCAGCAGCTCGTTGCGGTCGAGTTCGAGCGCCTTCTTATAGATGAAGAAGCGGAAGTCCTCGACCAGCGCCGGCCCGACCACGGCCTGACGGCGCTTGAAATAAGCCAGAAGCCGCAGGCGATCGCCGATGGACTCGTGGCGACTGTCGTTGGTGGCGTGCAGCCGATAGGTCATCAGCGGCTCGACGATCCACACCATGCTGCCGCGTTCGACGACGCGCAGCAGCCAGCTCACGTCGGAATACTTGCCCTCGGCCGGATCGAAGCGCAGCCCCTCGATGCTCGCCCGCCTGTACACATAGCCCGGAAACGGCGCGATGCCGATCTGGTAGCGCGAGAAGTAGTGGGCTGCAAGCTGGCCGACGTTGCGCACCCGGTGCTCATCGCCGGTCGTGCTGAACGAGAGCCGCTGCGGCCGCCCCTCCTCCGCGATCAAGGCATTGACCCCGATGGCAGCGGCTTCGGGGTGGCGGCCGATGGTCGCGATCACCTGCTCCACATATCGAGGTGAGAGCAGGTCATCGTCGTGGAAGAGGCAGACGTGGCTGGCCATCGCCTCGTCCAGGCACAGGTTGAAGTGATCCAGCGCCTTCAGGTGCGGAACACGCAGCCGGTAGTCGACCTGCGGAAACTCCGCCTCCACCATCGACTGCGTCTTCCCATCCGTCGAGTTGTCGGAGATGACGAGCTGAAAGCGCTTGTCCGTCTGTGCCAGTGCCGACTGGATGGCCTGCCGCGCCAGCTCGGAGCGGTTGTAGCAGAGGATGTACAGCTGGAGCGTGGCGCTCATCTCAGGCTCTCTTCATGGCATCGAGCAGGCGGAAACACTCATCGATCACCCGCTGCGGCGCCAAGGCCTCGAGGCATTCACTGCGGCTGTCGCGGTGATCCTCGCAGCCGGCGTGCCCGCAGGCGATGCAGTCTTGTGCGGCCTGTAGCATGATGACCTTGCCTGCCGACTGCCGTGGCTCGGCGCGTTGCCAGGGCGTCACAGCCGCCAACCCTTGCGGCCACGGCCCCCAGCGCACGGGGTTGGTCGGCCCGAACATGGTGACGACCGGCGTGCCGGTGCTGGCCGCGAGGTGGGTGATCGACGTGTCAGGCCCGACGTACAACACCGCCCGGCGCAACAAGGCCGTCACCTGGTTCAGGTTGAGCTTGCCCGACGCATCGATCAGCGCGGGGGGGTTGCCAAGATGGCGCACCGCGGCCACCTGGGCCTGGTCGACCTCGGAGGCCGTGCCCGTCAGCACGACCTGCTCGCCGCGTGCGAGCAGCGCCTCGATCACCTCGGCAAAGTATTTGACCGGCCACTGCTTGTAGCGCCACATCGAGGGCACGTGCACCACCACCGGCGCGTCGCGCAGCTGGGCCAGCAGCTTGGCAGGCAGGTCTTGCGCCTCGGGCGGCAGCACGTTCACCGCCGAGGGCAGAGGGCCCCACGGCGACAGCAGCGCCAGCTTCTCCAGCACCGTCGGCGTGCGGTCGTCGTCGATGGTGACGGTGTGCTGGCTCAAAAGCTTCTTCCACCACGCAATCGACTGCCGCTGCGGCACGAGGCTGCCTCTGAGTTTCGCGGCGGCCCAGCCGTAGAGGTGGGCCCGGTCGCTCGCTTCGGCCACGAGCGCGAGGTCATAGCGCCGCCAGATGCGTGGCAACAGCGCCTTGGCCTGCCGCCAGCCCGAACCGGCCGGCACCTCGATGAACTCGTGCACCGACGGGTTGCCGCGCAGCATGCCGAGCGTGCCGGCAAACCCCAGCACGTCGATCTGCGCCTGCGGCCAACGTTCCTTCGCAGCCTGGATCAGAGGCGTGGTCAGCAGCACGTCGCCGATCTGGCGCGTCACGATGACGATGACGCGGCCGAAAGGGCCGCTGGCAAGTTTCACGTCGTCGCCCTCGCCTACATCAGCACGATGTCATACGCCTCGGGCGACCCGCTCGTCTCGGCCGTGAGCGAGATGGGCTTGCCGATGAAGTCGGACAGACCCGCGAGGTGCTGGCTCTCCTCATCCAGCAGCATCTCCACCACCGCGGGCGCTGCCACCACGCGGAACTCGCGCGGGTTGAACTGCCGCGCCTCGCGCAGGATCTCGCGCAGGATGTCATAGCACACGCTGCGTGGCGTCTTCACCTGGCCCTTGCCAGCGCAGGTGGGGCACGGCTCGCACAGCATGTGGGCGAGTGACTCGCGGGTGCGCTTGCGCGTCATCTCCACCAGACCGAGCTGCGTGAAGCCGCTCACCGTGATCTTGGTGCGGTCGCGTGCCAGCTGCTTGCGCAGCTCGCCGAGCACCTGGGCCTGGTGCTCTTCGCGCGTCATGTCGATGAAGTCGATGATGATGATGCCGCCGAGGTTGCGCAGGCGCAGCTGGCGGGCGATGGCTTGCGTGGCTTCGAGGTTGGTCTTGAAGATCGTGTCGTCGAAGTTGCGTGCGCCGACGTAGCCGCCGGTGTTGACGTCGATGGTCGTCAGCGCCTCGGTCTGGTCGATGATGAGGTAGCCACCCGATTTGAGGTCGACGCGGCGGGCCAGCGCACGCTCGATCTCTTCATCGATGTTGTACAGGTCGAAGATCGGGCGCTCACCCTTGTAGTGCACGAGCTTGTCGACCGAGCCCGGCGTGAACTCGGTGCCGAAGGCCACGAGCTGGTCGTATTGCATGCGCGAGTCGATGCGGATGGACTGGGTGCTGTCGTTCGCCAGGTCGCGCAGCACGCGCTCGACGAGGCTCAGGTCTTGGTGCAGCAGCGTGCCGGCGGGTGACTTGAAGCTCTTCTCGCGAATGGCACCCCAGGTCTTGCGCAGGTACGAGATGTCGTCACCCAGCTCTTCGTCGGTCGCGTCTTCGGCGTTGGTACGCAGGATGAAACCGCCACCGTTGTAGGGGCTGCCGTCTTCGGGCTTGCCGGCGAGCGTGTTCATGCGGGTGCGCAGCTGCTCGCGCAGTTCGTGCGAGCCGATCTTCTGCGAGATGCCGATGTGGTCGTCTTGCGGCAGGAAGACGAGCATGCGGCCGGCGATGCTGATCTGCGTGGAAAGGCGCGCGCCCTTGGTGCCGATCGGGTCCTTGATGACCTGCACCATCAGCGTCTGGCCTTCGAAGACGAGGCGCTCGATGGGCGTGGGCGGTGCGGCGTCGTTGCGGTTGGCGTTGCCGCCGTTCACGTGCACGTCGGCCACGTGCAGGAACGCGGCACGCTCCAGGCCGATGTCGATGAAGGCGCTCTGCATGCCCGGCAGCACACGCGCCACGCGGCCGGCGTAGATGTTGCCGACCAGGCCCCGCTCCAGCGTGCGCTCGACGTAGAGGTCTTGCACCGCGCCGTTTTCGACGACCGCGACGCGGGTCTCCTGGGGCGCCCAGTTGATGAGGATGTCTTGCATGGAGGACGGGTCTCTTGTCGTCGAACGACGTGCGTCCTTCAGAACCGCACGCGCGCTTGTCTCAGCAGTTGTGCCGTCTCGTACAGAGGCAAACCCATGATACCGGAGTAGCTTCCGTCGATATGGGCGATCCACGCGGCCGCGGCGCTCTGGATTGCGTAGGCGCCGGCCTTGCCGAAAGGCTCTTTGCTGGCGACATACGCATCGATCTGGGCGGACGTGAGTTCGGCGAAGCGCACATGCGACACGTTGACGGCCAGCGCCGAACTACGGCCTGTGGCAACCGCCACGGCGGTG
This window harbors:
- a CDS encoding glycosyltransferase; this encodes MSATLQLYILCYNRSELARQAIQSALAQTDKRFQLVISDNSTDGKTQSMVEAEFPQVDYRLRVPHLKALDHFNLCLDEAMASHVCLFHDDDLLSPRYVEQVIATIGRHPEAAAIGVNALIAEEGRPQRLSFSTTGDEHRVRNVGQLAAHYFSRYQIGIAPFPGYVYRRASIEGLRFDPAEGKYSDVSWLLRVVERGSMVWIVEPLMTYRLHATNDSRHESIGDRLRLLAYFKRRQAVVGPALVEDFRFFIYKKALELDRNELLRLPAARRETMKGYLKRYRCRRVGRLDQHLALLRQTRVRISKRLEGAR
- a CDS encoding glycosyltransferase family 9 protein, which produces MKLASGPFGRVIVIVTRQIGDVLLTTPLIQAAKERWPQAQIDVLGFAGTLGMLRGNPSVHEFIEVPAGSGWRQAKALLPRIWRRYDLALVAEASDRAHLYGWAAAKLRGSLVPQRQSIAWWKKLLSQHTVTIDDDRTPTVLEKLALLSPWGPLPSAVNVLPPEAQDLPAKLLAQLRDAPVVVHVPSMWRYKQWPVKYFAEVIEALLARGEQVVLTGTASEVDQAQVAAVRHLGNPPALIDASGKLNLNQVTALLRRAVLYVGPDTSITHLAASTGTPVVTMFGPTNPVRWGPWPQGLAAVTPWQRAEPRQSAGKVIMLQAAQDCIACGHAGCEDHRDSRSECLEALAPQRVIDECFRLLDAMKRA
- the rng gene encoding ribonuclease G yields the protein MQDILINWAPQETRVAVVENGAVQDLYVERTLERGLVGNIYAGRVARVLPGMQSAFIDIGLERAAFLHVADVHVNGGNANRNDAAPPTPIERLVFEGQTLMVQVIKDPIGTKGARLSTQISIAGRMLVFLPQDDHIGISQKIGSHELREQLRTRMNTLAGKPEDGSPYNGGGFILRTNAEDATDEELGDDISYLRKTWGAIREKSFKSPAGTLLHQDLSLVERVLRDLANDSTQSIRIDSRMQYDQLVAFGTEFTPGSVDKLVHYKGERPIFDLYNIDEEIERALARRVDLKSGGYLIIDQTEALTTIDVNTGGYVGARNFDDTIFKTNLEATQAIARQLRLRNLGGIIIIDFIDMTREEHQAQVLGELRKQLARDRTKITVSGFTQLGLVEMTRKRTRESLAHMLCEPCPTCAGKGQVKTPRSVCYDILREILREARQFNPREFRVVAAPAVVEMLLDEESQHLAGLSDFIGKPISLTAETSGSPEAYDIVLM